In Rhizobium binae, one genomic interval encodes:
- a CDS encoding LysR family transcriptional regulator, whose translation MDFKKLKYFVGIAEAGGFTRAAEHMNVAQSALSLHVREMEDGLGTKLLVRERSGVTLTPAGSRLLHHARIILNQVSIAEEELTSKPKVPVGEVSIALPSGPARFMAPELLNMANERFPKVSLKIVEGMSGSIEEMMLAGRFNLAVFYTMKDDCSHYDVLAEEEFCLIIPPGSPPFENVVSLDQLSAYPLAVPMNVTNVQRAVTDIAKMHNVHLDVRYEIDSLSTIIDMVADGKAHSILTPSAVQRETSLGLVRMAKIINPSISRSVILAVNARDERSAEVAAIRGLLPKVVRQLIKEGRWQARLPQSP comes from the coding sequence GTGGATTTTAAGAAGTTAAAATACTTCGTCGGCATAGCCGAGGCAGGCGGCTTTACGCGAGCTGCGGAGCATATGAACGTCGCACAAAGCGCACTCAGCCTTCATGTCCGCGAGATGGAGGACGGCTTAGGAACCAAACTTCTCGTGCGCGAGCGCAGTGGCGTCACTCTGACACCGGCCGGCTCGCGCTTGCTGCACCATGCGCGCATCATTTTGAATCAGGTGAGTATTGCCGAGGAGGAGCTCACCAGCAAACCGAAGGTACCCGTGGGTGAAGTGTCCATTGCGCTGCCATCCGGCCCGGCGCGCTTTATGGCACCAGAGTTACTCAATATGGCGAACGAGCGATTCCCAAAAGTATCGCTAAAGATTGTCGAGGGGATGAGCGGTTCGATTGAAGAAATGATGCTTGCCGGCCGATTCAACCTCGCCGTCTTCTACACCATGAAAGACGACTGTTCGCATTATGACGTTCTAGCCGAAGAGGAATTCTGTCTGATCATCCCGCCGGGCAGCCCTCCTTTCGAAAATGTTGTCTCTCTCGATCAGTTAAGCGCATATCCCCTGGCTGTTCCCATGAACGTTACCAATGTCCAGAGAGCCGTGACTGACATAGCAAAAATGCACAATGTCCACTTGGACGTCCGGTACGAGATAGATTCTCTTTCAACGATTATAGACATGGTCGCAGATGGCAAAGCTCACTCCATTTTGACACCGTCCGCGGTCCAGCGCGAAACGTCGCTCGGCCTTGTACGAATGGCAAAGATTATAAACCCATCAATATCGAGGTCGGTGATCCTTGCGGTGAATGCACGAGATGAGCGCTCGGCTGAAGTCGCTGCTATCCGCGGGCTACTTCCAAAGGTAGTGCGGCAGTTGATCAAGGAAGGAAGATGGCAAGCGAGATTGCCGCAATCACCGTGA